One genomic region from Actinocatenispora thailandica encodes:
- a CDS encoding LysR family transcriptional regulator, whose protein sequence is MELRLLRTFRAVATTGSFTRAAADLGYVQSNVTAQIKSLEREVGAPLFERLGRRIVITDAGRRLVEYADRILRLADDARAELHALSAGDGDLVGTLRIGAAETLCAYRLPHVLRALADRHPRLRVVFRPAARTELLADLSAARLDAALLLEEPIAGTGLAVESLAVEPLRLVAAPDHKLAGATSVSPADLADQPLIQVEEGCAHREVFDRQLRAAGVAPPVLAEFVSLEAVKQCAVAGLGVAMLPAVAMAGELRRGDLVVLPWHPGTDAPALHTQAVRLARRAPTPALTALLDLARTQWSG, encoded by the coding sequence ATGGAGCTTCGCCTGCTGCGCACGTTCCGAGCCGTGGCCACCACCGGCAGCTTCACCCGCGCCGCCGCCGACCTCGGGTACGTGCAGTCCAACGTCACCGCGCAGATCAAGTCGCTGGAACGGGAGGTCGGCGCACCGCTGTTCGAACGGCTCGGCCGGCGGATCGTGATCACCGACGCCGGCCGCCGCCTCGTCGAGTACGCGGACCGCATCCTCCGGCTCGCCGACGACGCCCGCGCCGAGCTGCACGCCCTCTCCGCCGGCGACGGCGACCTCGTCGGCACGCTGCGGATCGGCGCCGCCGAGACGCTCTGCGCGTACCGGCTGCCGCACGTGCTGCGGGCCCTCGCCGACCGGCACCCGCGGCTGCGGGTGGTCTTCCGCCCGGCCGCCCGGACCGAGCTGCTCGCCGACCTGTCGGCGGCCCGGCTGGACGCGGCGCTGCTGCTGGAGGAGCCGATCGCCGGCACCGGGCTCGCCGTCGAGTCGCTCGCCGTCGAGCCGCTGCGGCTCGTCGCCGCCCCGGACCACAAGCTCGCCGGCGCGACCTCGGTGTCCCCGGCCGACCTCGCCGACCAGCCGCTGATCCAGGTCGAGGAGGGCTGCGCGCACCGGGAGGTGTTCGACCGGCAGCTGCGCGCGGCCGGCGTCGCCCCACCGGTACTGGCCGAGTTCGTCAGCCTGGAGGCGGTCAAGCAGTGCGCGGTGGCGGGCCTCGGCGTGGCGATGCTGCCCGCCGTCGCGATGGCCGGCGAGCTGCGCCGCGGCGACCTCGTGGTACTCCCCTGGCACCCCGGCACCGACGCGCCCGCGCTGCACACCCAGGCGGTCCGCCTGGCGCGCCGCGCACCCACCCCGGCGCTCACCGCGCTGCTCGACCTGGCCCGAACCCAGTGGTCCGGCTGA
- a CDS encoding WecB/TagA/CpsF family glycosyltransferase: protein MIDRGKGNVLGVCVDAVDYEAATDKVLAAAREQRPLALTALAVHGVMTGVQDRAHEARLNSFDVVTPDGQPVRWALNLLHKAQLPDRTYGPTLTLKVVERCAAEGLPIYLYGSTQPVLDKLSAALTEQFGGLKIAGAEPSKFRSARPGEPAEIARRISDSGARVVLVGLGCPRQEIFVHAMRPLLSMPLLAVGAAFDYHAGDLRKPPPWMQQRGLEWLWRLGLEPKRLWRRYLILNPAYLARLGAQASHLWRARPAEPTSAPADSFAV, encoded by the coding sequence GTGATCGATCGGGGCAAGGGCAACGTGCTCGGTGTCTGCGTGGACGCCGTCGACTACGAGGCCGCGACCGACAAGGTGCTCGCCGCGGCGCGCGAGCAGCGACCGCTGGCGCTGACCGCGCTGGCCGTGCACGGCGTGATGACCGGCGTGCAGGACCGGGCGCACGAGGCCCGGCTCAACTCGTTCGACGTGGTCACGCCGGACGGGCAGCCGGTGCGCTGGGCGCTGAACCTGCTGCACAAGGCGCAGCTGCCGGACCGCACGTACGGCCCGACGCTGACGCTGAAGGTGGTCGAGCGGTGCGCCGCCGAGGGGCTGCCGATCTACCTGTACGGGTCGACCCAGCCGGTGCTGGACAAGCTGTCCGCGGCGCTGACCGAGCAGTTCGGCGGGTTGAAGATCGCCGGCGCGGAGCCGTCGAAGTTCCGCTCCGCGCGGCCGGGCGAGCCGGCCGAGATCGCCCGCCGGATCAGCGACTCCGGCGCCCGGGTCGTCCTGGTCGGGCTGGGCTGCCCGCGCCAGGAGATCTTCGTGCACGCGATGCGGCCGCTGCTGTCGATGCCGCTGCTCGCGGTCGGTGCCGCGTTCGACTACCACGCGGGTGACCTGCGCAAGCCGCCGCCGTGGATGCAGCAGCGCGGGCTGGAATGGTTGTGGCGCCTCGGGCTGGAACCGAAGCGGCTCTGGCGCCGCTACCTGATCCTCAACCCCGCCTACCTGGCCCGGTTGGGCGCGCAGGCCAGCCACCTCTGGCGGGCCCGCCCCGCCGAACCCACCAGCGCCCCCGCCGACAGCTTCGCCGTCTGA
- a CDS encoding NAD-dependent epimerase/dehydratase family protein, producing the protein MSVALVTGSAGLIGSESVRHFARLGLTVVGIDNDMRGYFFGADGSTAWQVEQLKSELGASYQHHSIDIRDRDAVAALFTRYGKDISVVIHTAAQPSHDWAAKEPFTDFDVNAVGTLNLLENTRLHAPDAPFIFTSTNKVYGDTPNRLPLVEQETRYELDPAHTYYEGIREDMSIDHSLHSIFGVSKVAADVLVQEYGRYFGLKTAAFRGGTLTGPAHSAAELHGFLAYLMRCNMERRVYTIYGYKGKMVRDAIHSNDVVTAFEAFFRAPRVGEVYNLGGGRQSNCSHLEAFQLAEEISGVEMRHVYDEQARTGDHQWYVSDMGRFREHYPDWKQQYDVPAILREMYEANAERWTPQA; encoded by the coding sequence GTGAGCGTCGCACTCGTGACCGGCTCGGCCGGCCTGATCGGTTCGGAGTCGGTCCGGCACTTCGCCAGGCTGGGCCTGACCGTGGTCGGCATCGACAACGACATGCGCGGCTACTTCTTCGGCGCGGACGGCTCGACCGCCTGGCAGGTGGAGCAGCTCAAGTCCGAACTGGGCGCCTCCTACCAGCACCACAGCATCGACATCCGGGATCGGGACGCGGTCGCGGCGCTGTTCACGCGGTACGGCAAGGACATCTCGGTGGTGATCCACACCGCGGCGCAGCCGAGCCACGACTGGGCCGCGAAGGAGCCGTTCACCGACTTCGACGTGAACGCCGTCGGCACCCTGAACCTGCTGGAGAACACCCGGCTGCACGCGCCGGACGCGCCGTTCATCTTCACCTCCACCAACAAGGTGTACGGCGACACCCCGAACCGGCTGCCGCTGGTCGAGCAGGAGACGCGGTACGAGCTGGACCCCGCGCACACCTACTACGAGGGCATCCGCGAGGACATGTCCATCGACCACTCGCTGCACTCGATCTTCGGCGTCTCCAAGGTCGCCGCCGACGTGCTGGTGCAGGAGTACGGCCGCTACTTCGGGCTGAAGACCGCGGCGTTCCGCGGTGGCACGCTGACCGGCCCGGCGCACTCGGCCGCCGAACTGCACGGCTTCCTCGCATACCTGATGCGCTGCAACATGGAGCGCCGCGTCTACACCATCTACGGGTACAAGGGAAAGATGGTGCGGGACGCGATCCACAGCAACGACGTGGTGACCGCGTTCGAGGCGTTCTTCCGCGCGCCGCGGGTCGGCGAGGTGTACAACCTGGGCGGCGGCCGGCAGTCCAACTGCTCGCACCTGGAAGCCTTCCAGCTCGCCGAGGAGATCTCCGGCGTCGAGATGCGGCACGTGTACGACGAGCAGGCGCGCACCGGCGACCACCAGTGGTACGTCAGCGACATGGGCCGGTTCCGCGAGCACTACCCGGACTGGAAGCAGCAGTACGACGTGCCGGCGATCCTGCGCGAGATGTACGAGGCGAACGCCGAGCGCTGGACGCCGCAGGCGTGA